In Streptomyces sp. NBC_00091, the following proteins share a genomic window:
- a CDS encoding ABC transporter — translation MTVTALIRYQGALLLRSQRWIAPLVVYAAFVAVGVRSGDPVLDALGYAAAGLVPQTAWLVRICVTGEPPAARDCSAAAAGPTRVHAAALLTALGGSLLAGAAGAAFAMLLGDFQRQPPAEVALAGAVGVAVCALTGAAVGAVCSRPLVRGRGLAVLAGGVGSLLAWVAAFSPARSAVSALVTAARSDTVPLPLGALAGALLLAGAAGAVACLVSARRG, via the coding sequence GTGACCGTGACCGCCCTGATCCGCTACCAGGGCGCCCTGCTGCTGCGCTCCCAGCGCTGGATCGCCCCCCTCGTCGTGTACGCGGCCTTCGTGGCCGTCGGCGTCCGCTCCGGCGACCCGGTGCTGGACGCCCTCGGCTACGCGGCCGCCGGCCTGGTCCCACAGACCGCCTGGCTGGTCCGGATCTGCGTCACCGGCGAACCCCCGGCGGCCCGCGACTGCTCCGCCGCCGCGGCCGGGCCCACCCGGGTGCACGCGGCGGCCCTGCTGACCGCCCTGGGCGGGAGCCTGCTCGCCGGGGCCGCCGGCGCGGCTTTCGCGATGCTGCTCGGCGACTTCCAGCGGCAGCCCCCGGCCGAGGTGGCCCTGGCCGGGGCGGTGGGGGTGGCGGTGTGCGCCCTGACGGGCGCGGCCGTGGGCGCGGTGTGCAGCAGGCCGCTGGTCCGGGGGCGGGGCCTCGCGGTCCTCGCCGGGGGCGTCGGCTCCCTGCTGGCCTGGGTCGCGGCCTTCTCCCCGGCCCGCAGTGCGGTGTCCGCCCTGGTCACGGCCGCCCGCTCGGACACCGTGCCGCTTCCGCTGGGCGCCCTGGCGGGGGCGCTGCTGCTGGCCGGGGCGGCGGGCGCGGTGGCCTGTCTCGTCAGCGCCCGCCGCGGCTGA
- the murC gene encoding UDP-N-acetylmuramate--L-alanine ligase yields MKPGLPTAMERPHFIGIGGAGMSGIAKILAQRGAKVAGSDSRDSETAQALRAHGATVHIGHAAGHLAADSTCVVVSSAIRADNPELARAAELGIPVVHRSDALASLMEGLRPIAVAGTHGKTTTTSMLAVSLSALGLDPSYAIGGDLDAPGSNAHHGEGDIFVAEADESDRSFHKYTPQVAIILNAELDHHANYASMDEIYESFETFVGKVVPGGTLVVAHGQEGAAEIARRVAGQEGLTVVTYGEEPEADVRITKITPRGLTSEVTVVIDGRMLTFTVSVPGRHYAHNAVAALAAGVALGIPAHNLASALGKYTGVKRRLQLKGEAAGVQVIDSYAHHPTEMNADLEAIRGAAGDSRILVVFQPHLFSRTQELGKEMGQALALADASVVLDIYPAREDPIPGVTSEIIIAAARAAGADVTAERSKGAVADVIAGMAKPGDLVLTMGAGDVTDLGPQILARLSN; encoded by the coding sequence ATGAAGCCCGGCCTGCCGACCGCGATGGAACGGCCCCACTTCATCGGCATCGGCGGCGCCGGCATGTCCGGCATCGCGAAGATCCTCGCCCAGCGCGGCGCGAAGGTGGCCGGCAGCGACTCCCGTGACTCCGAGACCGCCCAGGCGCTGCGCGCCCACGGGGCCACGGTCCACATCGGGCACGCCGCCGGCCACCTCGCCGCCGACTCCACCTGCGTGGTCGTCTCCAGCGCCATCCGCGCCGACAACCCCGAGCTGGCCCGCGCCGCCGAGCTGGGCATCCCGGTCGTGCACCGCTCCGACGCGCTCGCCTCCCTCATGGAGGGCCTGCGTCCGATCGCGGTCGCAGGCACGCACGGCAAGACCACCACCACCTCGATGCTGGCGGTCTCCCTCTCGGCCCTGGGCCTGGACCCCTCGTACGCCATCGGCGGCGACCTGGACGCCCCCGGCTCCAACGCCCACCACGGCGAGGGCGACATCTTCGTGGCCGAGGCGGACGAGAGCGACCGCAGCTTCCACAAGTACACCCCGCAGGTCGCGATCATCCTCAACGCGGAGCTGGACCACCACGCGAACTACGCGTCGATGGACGAGATCTACGAGTCCTTCGAGACCTTCGTCGGCAAGGTCGTGCCCGGCGGCACCCTCGTCGTCGCCCACGGCCAGGAGGGCGCCGCCGAGATCGCCCGCCGGGTCGCCGGCCAGGAGGGCCTCACCGTCGTCACGTACGGCGAGGAGCCCGAGGCCGACGTCCGCATCACCAAGATCACCCCGCGTGGTCTGACCAGCGAGGTCACCGTCGTCATCGACGGCCGGATGCTCACCTTCACCGTCTCCGTGCCCGGCCGCCACTACGCGCACAACGCCGTCGCGGCCCTCGCCGCCGGTGTCGCCCTCGGCATCCCGGCGCACAACCTCGCCTCCGCCCTCGGCAAGTACACCGGTGTCAAGCGCCGCCTCCAGCTCAAGGGCGAGGCGGCCGGGGTCCAGGTTATCGACTCCTACGCGCACCACCCGACCGAGATGAACGCCGACCTGGAGGCCATCCGCGGCGCCGCCGGGGACTCCCGCATCCTGGTCGTCTTCCAGCCCCACCTCTTCTCCCGCACCCAGGAACTGGGCAAGGAGATGGGCCAGGCCCTCGCCCTGGCGGACGCCTCCGTGGTCCTCGACATCTACCCGGCCCGCGAGGACCCGATCCCCGGCGTCACCAGCGAGATCATCATCGCCGCGGCCCGCGCCGCCGGCGCCGACGTCACCGCCGAGCGCTCCAAGGGAGCCGTCGCCGACGTGATCGCGGGAATGGCGAAGCCCGGCGATCTCGTTCTCACCATGGGCGCGGGCGACGTCACGGATCTGGGCCCCCAGATCCTGGCCCGGCTGTCGAACTGA
- a CDS encoding indole-3-glycerol phosphate synthase has protein sequence MFTSVLMIEQPLTTVDVDFVTTLHGDDPVSFVVLMQPRGDQDRLLRAIDDVALGELPEALHEADEPEGEAALGPAAQALEYSLAALRAKGAKAVGQIIEAHPLDHLRAVVDETNADEVIVLTAPHLVEEFFHRDWASRARHKVEVPVLKLFAHNE, from the coding sequence GTGTTCACGAGCGTATTGATGATCGAGCAGCCGCTGACCACGGTGGACGTGGACTTCGTCACCACTCTGCACGGAGACGACCCGGTCTCCTTCGTCGTCCTCATGCAACCCAGGGGCGACCAGGACCGACTGCTCCGCGCCATCGACGACGTAGCGCTCGGCGAGCTGCCCGAGGCCCTCCACGAGGCCGACGAACCCGAGGGTGAGGCCGCCCTGGGCCCCGCCGCACAGGCGCTCGAGTACTCCCTCGCGGCCCTGCGCGCCAAGGGCGCCAAGGCCGTCGGACAGATCATCGAGGCACACCCCCTCGACCATCTCAGGGCCGTCGTCGACGAGACGAACGCCGACGAGGTGATCGTCCTGACCGCCCCGCACCTCGTCGAGGAGTTCTTCCACCGCGACTGGGCCTCCCGGGCCCGGCACAAGGTGGAGGTTCCGGTGCTCAAGCTCTTCGCCCACAACGAATAG
- a CDS encoding DUF5819 family protein: MTGTQEHPPQAWSPPALAALVAGAVVLAGAALWHGATLFLSLAPPNGISREYAAAIEGHVRPEFGQDWKLFAPNPVQENVAISARVRTGTADGAGGVGRWTDLTAQDIEAFRGTAIPSHLHQNMLRRAWDFYTVTHADEGGAAPDARAGLSERYLKRVVLQRLAPAASGERPVVAVQLRTRATAVEPPDWDLSPLDTTPRELTLPWWPVAGEDRQNL, encoded by the coding sequence ATGACGGGCACTCAGGAACACCCTCCCCAGGCCTGGTCACCGCCGGCCCTCGCGGCGCTCGTCGCGGGCGCCGTCGTCCTGGCCGGCGCCGCGCTGTGGCACGGCGCGACACTGTTCCTCTCCCTCGCACCCCCCAACGGCATCTCACGGGAGTACGCGGCGGCGATCGAAGGCCACGTCCGCCCGGAGTTCGGGCAGGACTGGAAGCTCTTCGCCCCCAATCCGGTCCAGGAGAACGTCGCGATCTCCGCACGCGTACGGACCGGCACGGCTGACGGCGCCGGCGGCGTCGGGCGGTGGACCGATCTGACCGCGCAGGACATCGAGGCCTTCCGCGGCACCGCGATCCCCAGCCACCTGCACCAGAACATGCTGCGCCGGGCCTGGGACTTCTACACGGTCACCCACGCGGACGAAGGCGGGGCGGCCCCGGACGCGCGTGCGGGCCTGTCCGAGCGCTACCTCAAGCGCGTCGTGCTCCAGCGCCTCGCCCCCGCCGCGAGTGGAGAGCGGCCCGTCGTCGCGGTCCAGCTCCGGACACGGGCGACGGCCGTGGAGCCGCCCGACTGGGACCTCAGTCCCCTCGACACCACCCCCCGCGAACTGACGCTGCCCTGGTGGCCGGTCGCGGGGGAGGACAGGCAGAACCTGTGA
- a CDS encoding OsmC family protein, translating to MATTRHAHTIWEGNLLQGKGVVTLDSSGLGSYDVSWPARSEAANGKTSPEELIAAAHSSCYSMALSHALDGKGTPPTRLETKADVTFQPGEGITGIHLTVEAEVPGLDAATFAAVAEDAKKNCPVSQALTGTTITLSATLA from the coding sequence ATGGCCACCACGCGTCACGCGCACACCATCTGGGAAGGCAACCTGCTGCAGGGCAAGGGTGTCGTCACCCTCGACTCCTCGGGCCTCGGCTCGTACGACGTCTCCTGGCCCGCCCGTTCCGAGGCCGCGAACGGCAAGACCAGCCCGGAAGAGCTGATCGCCGCAGCCCACTCCAGCTGCTACTCGATGGCTCTGTCCCACGCCCTGGACGGGAAGGGCACCCCGCCCACCCGCCTGGAGACCAAGGCCGATGTGACCTTCCAGCCCGGTGAGGGCATCACCGGCATCCACCTGACGGTGGAGGCCGAGGTCCCCGGTCTGGACGCGGCCACCTTCGCCGCCGTCGCCGAGGACGCCAAGAAGAACTGCCCGGTCAGCCAGGCCCTGACGGGTACGACGATCACCCTGAGCGCCACCCTCGCCTGA
- the zapE gene encoding cell division protein ZapE, producing the protein MSTSLSTSGPASGQPPIADAGPLALCTREPRVPAERLVAEMVPPPRFDSVRFDTYNPDPAQPSQTEAVTVLSGFAAGLGGAHASGAGRRKWFGRKAAAPAAGPRGVYLDGGYGVGKTHLLASLWHATPAEPALKAFGTFVELTNLVGALGFQQTVQTLGGHRLLCIDEFELDDPGDTVLVSSLLSRLVEQGVALAATSNTLPGKLGEGRFAAADFLREIQGLSAHFRPLRIDGQDYRHRGLPEAPAPFSDEQVAKAAYATPGASLDDFPGLLEHLAKVHPSRYGALTDGISAVCLTDVGPVPDQSTALRLVVLADRLYDREVPVLASGVPFDRLFSEEMLNGGYRKKYFRAISRLTALARDAKPLVSQ; encoded by the coding sequence GTGTCAACATCACTCTCCACCTCCGGTCCTGCCTCCGGGCAGCCCCCGATAGCCGACGCGGGCCCGCTGGCTCTGTGCACCCGTGAACCGCGCGTGCCCGCCGAACGGCTGGTGGCCGAGATGGTCCCGCCGCCCCGCTTCGACTCGGTGCGCTTCGACACCTACAACCCGGACCCGGCCCAGCCGAGCCAGACCGAGGCCGTCACCGTGCTGAGCGGCTTCGCCGCCGGTCTGGGCGGGGCGCACGCCAGCGGCGCCGGCCGGCGCAAGTGGTTCGGCAGGAAGGCCGCCGCCCCCGCCGCCGGCCCGCGCGGGGTCTACCTCGACGGCGGCTACGGCGTCGGCAAGACCCACCTGCTCGCCTCCCTGTGGCACGCCACCCCGGCCGAGCCCGCGCTCAAGGCCTTCGGCACCTTCGTGGAGCTGACGAACCTGGTCGGCGCGCTCGGTTTCCAGCAGACCGTGCAGACCCTGGGCGGGCACCGGCTGCTGTGCATCGACGAGTTCGAGCTGGACGACCCGGGCGACACCGTGCTGGTGTCCTCTCTGCTCAGCCGCCTCGTCGAGCAGGGCGTGGCGCTGGCCGCCACCTCCAACACGCTGCCCGGCAAGCTCGGTGAGGGCCGCTTCGCCGCCGCCGACTTCCTGCGCGAGATCCAGGGGCTGTCCGCCCACTTCCGGCCGCTGCGCATCGACGGCCAGGACTACCGCCACCGCGGCCTGCCCGAGGCCCCCGCGCCGTTCTCCGACGAGCAGGTGGCCAAGGCCGCGTACGCGACCCCGGGCGCGAGCCTCGACGACTTCCCGGGGCTGCTGGAGCACCTGGCGAAGGTCCACCCGAGCCGCTACGGGGCGCTCACGGACGGGATCTCGGCGGTCTGCCTGACCGACGTCGGCCCGGTCCCGGACCAGTCGACGGCCCTGCGTCTGGTGGTGCTGGCCGACCGGCTGTACGACCGCGAGGTCCCGGTGCTGGCCTCCGGGGTGCCCTTCGACCGGCTGTTCAGTGAAGAAATGCTCAACGGCGGATATCGGAAGAAGTACTTCCGAGCCATATCGCGGCTCACCGCGCTCGCACGCGACGCGAAACCCCTGGTGTCCCAGTAG
- a CDS encoding HTTM domain-containing protein has protein sequence MTPDEKPARVIPLIPAPAPAPDGPGTASPTRPPAPPAAGAGEEPAPRRSVPELLTAFVEATGRIRFPHQAAVVRIGFAFVCAGFLVREWPHRRILFGDLNPWSMDMAVRVIGEDRAFTVLTWWTGRWWFETVYHATLAAALLLMVGWRTRGTSVFFMVGVLSLEFRSPFLGDGGDNVLRIMAIYLVFLRCADVWSLDARRRRRLREAGARDRSGLHLWQGTGALLGVLFGFPQWGWSAVLWALWAAHGLRHAAVLWFPEHEARPVLDRLTGMLHNCAMAVLALQVCFIYATAGWYKIQGSRWQEGSALYYALHLDHFRPWPWLSELLASGMVPLVVMAYATVVIQVAFPFTLANRRIKNVLLAVMMAEHAGIAVVLGLPFLSVAMIVCDALFLPTAVLLALDARVRRALTTRD, from the coding sequence GTGACCCCCGACGAGAAACCGGCCCGAGTGATCCCCCTCATCCCGGCGCCCGCCCCGGCGCCGGACGGGCCCGGAACCGCTTCGCCCACCCGCCCCCCGGCCCCACCGGCCGCCGGCGCCGGGGAGGAGCCCGCCCCCCGGCGGTCCGTCCCCGAGCTGCTGACCGCGTTCGTGGAGGCCACCGGCCGGATCCGGTTCCCCCACCAGGCGGCGGTCGTCCGCATCGGCTTCGCCTTCGTCTGCGCGGGCTTCCTCGTACGCGAATGGCCGCACCGCCGGATCCTGTTCGGCGACCTCAACCCCTGGTCGATGGACATGGCCGTACGGGTGATCGGTGAGGACCGGGCCTTCACCGTGCTGACCTGGTGGACCGGCCGGTGGTGGTTCGAGACCGTCTACCACGCCACCCTGGCGGCCGCCCTGCTGCTGATGGTGGGCTGGCGGACCCGCGGCACGTCCGTGTTCTTCATGGTGGGCGTGCTCTCCCTGGAGTTCCGCTCCCCCTTCCTGGGCGACGGCGGCGACAACGTCCTGCGGATCATGGCCATCTACCTGGTCTTCCTGCGCTGCGCCGACGTCTGGTCGCTCGACGCCCGCCGCCGGCGCCGTCTGCGGGAGGCCGGTGCGCGGGACCGGTCCGGGCTGCACCTGTGGCAGGGGACGGGCGCACTTCTCGGAGTCCTGTTCGGATTTCCCCAGTGGGGCTGGAGCGCCGTGCTGTGGGCCCTGTGGGCGGCCCACGGACTGCGCCACGCGGCCGTGCTGTGGTTCCCGGAGCACGAGGCCCGCCCGGTGCTGGACCGCCTGACCGGCATGCTGCACAACTGCGCGATGGCCGTGCTGGCCCTACAGGTCTGCTTCATCTACGCCACCGCCGGCTGGTACAAGATCCAGGGTTCGCGCTGGCAGGAGGGCAGCGCCCTGTACTACGCCCTGCACCTGGACCACTTCCGGCCCTGGCCCTGGCTGTCGGAGCTGCTGGCCTCCGGGATGGTCCCGCTCGTGGTCATGGCGTACGCGACGGTGGTCATCCAGGTGGCGTTCCCCTTCACCCTGGCCAACCGCAGGATCAAGAACGTCCTGCTCGCCGTGATGATGGCCGAGCACGCGGGGATCGCCGTGGTCCTCGGGCTCCCGTTTCTCTCCGTGGCCATGATCGTCTGTGACGCGCTCTTCCTGCCGACCGCCGTGCTGCTCGCCCTGGACGCGCGCGTCCGCAGGGCGCTGACCACCCGGGACTGA
- a CDS encoding polysaccharide deacetylase family protein: MTLSVRKVAAVAALSAALAGCGGGSDGAPQGAGQARLGSPAASGPATAAAPASPSAPASPLAGAPARVPTLAPGPNGLTPVFERARQGADKTVALTFDADMTSDQGPRAASGERFDNPDLISALRRLKVPSTVFMTGRWAEEYPDQAKSIGTDPNFEIANHSYSHHAFKSPCYGLPALDGEAARADVDRAFAAFRKAGAVNTVPYFRFPGGCYDDQALRALAPARVTAVQWDVVSGDAFAKDPDAVAEQVLAGVKPGSVVVMHCTRSAAPVTEQAIQKIVPELRKRGFRFVKVSELMGK; encoded by the coding sequence GTGACCCTTTCTGTACGCAAAGTAGCGGCCGTAGCCGCGCTCAGTGCCGCCCTCGCGGGATGCGGGGGCGGTTCCGACGGCGCCCCGCAGGGTGCCGGCCAGGCCCGGCTGGGCAGCCCCGCGGCCTCCGGCCCGGCCACCGCGGCAGCCCCGGCCTCCCCCTCCGCACCCGCGTCCCCGCTGGCCGGTGCGCCCGCCCGGGTGCCGACCCTCGCACCCGGCCCGAACGGCCTGACCCCCGTCTTCGAGCGGGCCCGCCAGGGGGCCGACAAGACGGTGGCGCTGACCTTCGACGCCGATATGACCTCCGATCAGGGGCCGCGCGCCGCCTCGGGGGAACGGTTCGACAACCCGGACCTGATCTCCGCCCTGCGCCGGCTGAAGGTGCCCTCGACGGTCTTCATGACGGGCCGCTGGGCGGAGGAGTACCCGGACCAGGCGAAGTCCATCGGCACCGACCCGAACTTCGAGATCGCGAACCACTCTTACAGCCACCACGCCTTCAAGTCCCCCTGCTACGGACTCCCCGCGCTGGACGGCGAAGCCGCCCGGGCCGACGTGGACCGGGCCTTCGCGGCGTTCAGGAAGGCGGGCGCGGTCAACACGGTGCCGTACTTCCGCTTCCCCGGCGGCTGCTACGACGACCAGGCGCTGCGGGCCCTGGCCCCCGCCCGGGTGACGGCCGTGCAGTGGGACGTGGTCAGCGGGGACGCCTTCGCCAAGGACCCCGACGCGGTGGCGGAGCAGGTGCTGGCCGGGGTGAAGCCCGGTTCGGTGGTGGTCATGCACTGCACGCGCAGCGCCGCCCCGGTGACCGAGCAGGCAATCCAGAAGATCGTCCCGGAGCTGCGCAAGCGCGGGTTCCGCTTCGTGAAGGTGTCCGAGCTGATGGGGAAGTGA
- a CDS encoding pyrimidine reductase family protein, with protein MRRLFPVTDQTSAASGDPADREWSLDELADAYAYPELAPGAHWLRANMVSTLDGAAQHEGRSQPISGETDMRIFGTLRALADVVVVGAETVRQEGYRPARAREAFAARRAAAGQGPAPAIAVVTASLDLDFTLPLFTSPLVPTLVVTGAGAPADRVAEAAAAGAEVVVAGDGTGVDPVRAVRELAARGLRRQLTEGGPRLLGQFVAADALDELCLTISPMLTAGDAQRISGGPSVTVPHRLAPACVLEEAGFLFTSYRRI; from the coding sequence ATGCGACGCCTGTTCCCTGTGACCGATCAGACATCCGCCGCCTCCGGGGACCCGGCCGACCGCGAGTGGTCGCTGGACGAGCTCGCGGACGCCTACGCCTATCCCGAGCTGGCCCCCGGCGCGCACTGGCTGCGGGCGAACATGGTGTCCACCCTGGACGGGGCCGCCCAGCACGAGGGGCGTTCGCAGCCCATCTCGGGCGAGACCGACATGCGGATCTTCGGCACCCTGCGGGCGCTGGCCGATGTGGTGGTGGTGGGGGCGGAAACGGTTCGCCAGGAGGGCTACCGCCCGGCCCGGGCCCGGGAGGCCTTCGCGGCCCGCCGCGCGGCCGCCGGGCAGGGCCCCGCCCCGGCCATCGCGGTGGTCACCGCGAGCCTGGACCTGGACTTCACCCTGCCCCTGTTCACCTCGCCCCTCGTACCCACGCTGGTGGTCACCGGGGCCGGCGCCCCCGCCGACCGGGTGGCCGAGGCCGCCGCGGCCGGGGCGGAGGTGGTGGTGGCGGGCGACGGGACCGGGGTTGACCCGGTGCGGGCCGTGCGGGAGCTGGCCGCGCGCGGGCTGCGCCGGCAGCTGACCGAGGGCGGGCCCCGGCTGCTGGGCCAGTTCGTGGCCGCCGACGCGCTGGACGAGCTGTGCCTGACGATCTCCCCGATGCTCACGGCGGGCGACGCCCAGCGGATCTCCGGCGGGCCCTCCGTCACGGTTCCGCACCGGCTCGCGCCCGCCTGCGTACTGGAAGAGGCCGGGTTCCTGTTCACGAGCTACCGTCGGATCTGA